The genomic DNA ttatgAACGTATCTATACAGTCCTAGCAAGACCCCGGCGGCTTCGTTCGCTGATATTTTAACAAGAAGATTTGTAAAAGTACATtgtgtataaaatatacaataatgGAGGTAAATTATAAGGCGCACTTGTTTTTAACGTGATGTGCCTTATAGGCAAGCTTCTTTGGCTTCTAACATCACATCAGATATTTTACTATCCAATTCCTCATTATATACAAGTCAATTTTTTGGTGGGAACGCCTAAACAGAGCTCAGCGATCTGCATAACTTCGTTTTGACATTTGTAATTAAACAATATACGGTGCCATAAATATAACGAGTTGGATCGTTTGTGACTTTGAACTTGAAactttgaaatacacttgtagcagtgGGATATaccagccatctggatgcaaaatttggtggctctggcttttatagtctctgatatctaggcgctcatcaagacggacggacagactgccagacggacggatggaaagacaggctatatcgactcggctattgatgctgatcaagaatgtataTACTATATTGGGTCCGAAaagcttccttctgtgtgtcaCATTTTTCGAacagaaatacaatatatgtacatacatacatacatatgtaccctatttactcttcgagtatcgCATGTAATTAAGTCGTTGCAGCCACTGCAGTAGTAAAGACTGTGAAATGTTGATTTTAAAAAATGCCCTATCCAAATTTGTATTTAGATTTAAGCTGACTCGCAATTGACTTATTCTATTGTAGAAAAATTGTTAAGAGGTCATCAAAATGTGGATTTCGAATCTGCCCCCTGCACATCAGCGACAATTTTATTTGGGCATACTATTGATTATGATTTGCTCGGCGCTGTCTGAAAACGTTTGTGCATTGCCCACAGACCAATCGTATGTTGATAACACGCATCGGCAGGACGGCGGAGGTCTGTAGCCTGTACCCAATAActtaatatattatatttgcaATTGGTTAACTTTTTAGCAATGCAAACATTACAAAAAAGGCCCGCCTTCTTTGTAGGAAGTCGCTATGGGCGATCCAGCGGCAATGATGTCAATGGCGGGGGGGCGTCTAGCGTGGGCAGCTCTAAAACGCGACGTCTCATTATTGTACCACGAAATGATCGTTTTTTTCTGGGCTCTCGATATGGAAAACGAAACGGCGAGTTCTTGTCCCCCTACGAACAGAACAGCCTAAACCTGGCCCTCAGCAAGGACTCGTTGCGCGATAAGGagcaacaggcaacaaacaCCGACAGCAGGTTACGGACATCTCTTATGTCGTGCGTCTACACAGGCATAACCAATTACTATCGTTGTAAAGGGTGAGTTTATctacataaatttatttacaggGATTTGACATTTCACTCAAAATGGATATTTATCAAACACAGCAATGACCTTCACTCCGACGTTGAAGAAAGTCTCGATTCCACGAGCTTGGCAGGTGATGCAAACAACGCTATAAACTAAGAAAGGAATTCATaaagaatgaagaaaataaaaaatgttgaCGATTGATTGACAAACATTCAGAGCTTGTAGTGGCACATTCTTCTATGACATTTAATACGGTTCATGCTATCAAATGGCTGTTCtgcgatttttttaaattgataaGCACAAGGTATTAAAACTTTTCAATGGGGCTGGaaaaagttttaatatttaacaaattgaAACTATTGTCATTagatatataaatacacaataaacaaaaaactattaTGGGCAGCTATCTATGCACATTAATTAGTATGTGCCGAATCAAAATCGTTTAATATTTTGAAAACCGAATTAACGCGCGCACATACTCTctatgtaaatatacatatacatatacatacatatatattatacgctttatttataaaaagaTACAGTACATACAAGAAACATTTATAATAATACCTAATAAACTCAGTtgataaaacaaaatgttttttgaaaatttaattgatgttATGGCATTTTGCTATTGGGATGGCTTGTTGATGGGTTTATACATTATTCTGAGTACTacttatgcatgtatgcaaatatttctgtAGGTATTGGAACAAAGGCTTTATTTAAAGCTCTGTCGTGGTAAAGCTAAAGCAATTACATTTGTATGATGTAACTCCCTCCTGAATCAGTTCCCCTATGAATATGCTTGTGTATGTGGGTCATGCATACCTAGAGCCACaagaaatttaattaccaTAGACTCCCCCCAACGCTCTGCGGCGTAATGAGCAAAAAGACTGAGCACTTACTTGTAAAATGCTTActtaaacaataaatgaaaaataacgagaagggacgtgtgagacgcttcttacgcgtcacaacttttatacccggcactcactactacatctgcactttagcggttatttgtcaaattttacattttttcttcatctggcatctacatcaacaacactgctcacgccaacacgctcctttagctcgccaccctcccctataggcacacactgcagagtcgcggcagaggcagaggcagagacgtgtcaggggcagaggccataaacagcgcgaagcagagtgtgaatgctgcgggacggggtgggtttggccactgcaaattaatttcttcattgtggctataataatgatccaatcgtatctgctatcttcaaaattgtagatttgggaagTTTTCGCCCTtatgcggaggcggaagggggcgtggctcatttttgaaatacacttgtaacagtgtgagcaaacagtgtgcaaaatttggtggctctagctcttatagtctctgagtactaggcgctcatcaggacggacagacggacagacagacagacagacatagactcggctattgatgctgatcaagaatatatatactttatgggatcggaaacgtttccttctgtgcgttacatacaaccgttattcgcacaaatacaatataccctatttactcttcgagtaccgggtataaaaagaacaGGCCAATGGCAACATACACCATCTTGCGAAGCTCgtattgattttaattgatgACAGCAGACAGTGCTCTTTTTATATAAGGGCCATCCTCCTACATCCtcgcttaaaataaaaatttaaacaacaCAAAGCAGAGTGCCTGCTAATTGTATTAGTGCTGGGCGTAGGCAACAAAGCCATGTGAAAATCTAACGTACGGCCACCAAAATGACACACAGGCTGCCAGAAGTTTTGCCCGCATTAGGACAACTTTTCGGCAACAAGAACGTGGCATCGAGGCGATACCTTTTCATCAAGCAATTGTTCATATCGCACCCCTACATGCACTTTGTGTTCGGCAGCAGCTTCCTGAAGATAACACAATCGGTCAAATAATATCACGTTCTCACAGAGCTTCTACATAATTCAGAAACGTTTATAGTCGGTTATTGTTGCATGGATTAGTTAAGGACAAAAACACAATCGTTACCTGCATGGCGGTCTGCAAGCATTGCAAACCCTCGGCTAGACGGGGaccttgtctgtctgtgtattTTTCGCTTATATCTTGAAAGCGCTCTTTGTGTATTGGTTGCCATTCCATCGGTGTGCCTGTGTTCTTTGAGAACAACTGAAATCTTTTTACAAGCTCCCAAAAAGTAGAATGATTTTCATGATCCGGAAGGGAACGCTTTCTTGGTTTTACCAATTCGTTTGAGTATCGAACGGAATCCGCCATTGCACGCATGTACATCTGACATCCGTGCTCAGAATGTTCTTCACAGCTTGTTCGCCGCCAGCGAGCTCGAGTTTGCTGGCACGCTAGTCTAAGAAACGGACGATTAAGATATAATTCTCTTTTACATGCATTCACCGCCTTGCGCAGGGCAGTGCTAAGCGGAAAATTCACGAAAGTTTTCTGATCGGTGTTATCAGTTCCACTGCAATCAGATTGCAAAGCTAATTTATGGTAGCAGCAGGGAACAATGTGAATACTTTTCACACGAtccattttcaaaaataatcGCATTGCGTTAATACTTAAATCTGCACAAGCATGCAAGCCTATTATTGACATAGTTTTCACCTCCAAGCATCCGTTGTTTTTCGCTAGTTCTAATGAGTGTTTGTCAATATAAACCCCTGAGTCAGCGTCAACAAATTTTTGCTGGTAGCTAATTGACTTTGTGGCTGCAGGTGGTAAGCACTGACGGCACCGGTTGCGTGCCGTCTCCACCCGAGTTTCATCTGCTTCCAATCCAAGTATTAAGTAATTTTTATTCAGTTCGAATAATGCTTGACTTAGGTAGCCCAATCCTGAACCCAAGTCAACCACAATTTGCGCTTCTAGGCAATGAGCGTTAATGTGAGTGGCAAAGTGTTTAATttcatgttgtttttttttcgatatCC from Drosophila subobscura isolate 14011-0131.10 chromosome E, UCBerk_Dsub_1.0, whole genome shotgun sequence includes the following:
- the LOC117892273 gene encoding uncharacterized protein LOC117892273, whose amino-acid sequence is MWISNLPPAHQRQFYLGILLIMICSALSENVCALPTDQSYVDNTHRQDGGAMQTLQKRPAFFVGSRYGRSSGNDVNGGGASSVGSSKTRRLIIVPRNDRFFLGSRYGKRNGEFLSPYEQNSLNLALSKDSLRDKEQQATNTDSRLRTSLMSCVYTGITNYYRCKGNDLHSDVEESLDSTSLAGDANNAIN
- the LOC117892269 gene encoding methyltransferase-like protein 25, translating into MSMPRQFDNPEIYFESVVDFLSSYSWVYRRANTECLVSIDSMPQDFKNYFLAVSNEMLNEFPFFHENFDAFPASLLIFRKKLARLTPEETFENISLEATGRQTISKLRISKKKQHEIKHFATHINAHCLEAQIVVDLGSGLGYLSQALFELNKNYLILGLEADETRVETARNRCRQCLPPAATKSISYQQKFVDADSGVYIDKHSLELAKNNGCLEVKTMSIIGLHACADLSINAMRLFLKMDRVKSIHIVPCCYHKLALQSDCSGTDNTDQKTFVNFPLSTALRKAVNACKRELYLNRPFLRLACQQTRARWRRTSCEEHSEHGCQMYMRAMADSVRYSNELVKPRKRSLPDHENHSTFWELVKRFQLFSKNTGTPMEWQPIHKERFQDISEKYTDRQGPRLAEGLQCLQTAMQKLCENVILFDRLCYLQEAAAEHKVHVGVRYEQLLDEKVSPRCHVLVAEKLS